In Pseudomonas sp. ADAK18, a single window of DNA contains:
- the thiE gene encoding thiamine phosphate synthase, with protein sequence MKLRGLYAITDSQLLAGKFLAYVEAALDGGVTLLQYRDKSSDEARRLREAEKLRELCSRYKTQLIINDDAELAARLGVGVHLGQTDGPLTPARALLGSKAIIGSTCHSQIELAEQAAKEGASYVAFGRFFNSNTKPGAPAADVELLTQARARLHLPICVIGGITLENAEPLVAHGADLLAVVHGLFGADSTAEVTRRARAFNELLKTQ encoded by the coding sequence ATGAAACTACGTGGCCTTTACGCCATTACCGACAGCCAACTGTTGGCCGGCAAGTTCCTGGCCTACGTCGAAGCGGCGTTGGACGGTGGCGTGACCCTGCTGCAATACCGCGACAAAAGCAGCGATGAGGCGCGCCGCCTGCGGGAGGCCGAGAAGTTGCGTGAGCTGTGCTCACGCTACAAGACTCAGTTGATCATCAACGACGACGCCGAATTGGCCGCACGCTTGGGTGTCGGCGTGCACCTGGGCCAGACCGACGGCCCGCTGACGCCAGCCCGTGCACTGCTGGGCTCCAAGGCAATTATCGGTTCCACCTGCCACAGCCAGATCGAACTGGCCGAGCAAGCGGCCAAGGAAGGCGCCAGTTATGTCGCCTTCGGCCGCTTCTTCAACTCCAACACCAAGCCCGGCGCCCCGGCGGCCGACGTTGAACTGCTGACCCAAGCCCGCGCCCGGTTGCATCTGCCGATCTGCGTGATCGGCGGCATCACCCTGGAAAACGCCGAGCCCCTGGTGGCCCACGGTGCCGACCTGCTGGCGGTGGTCCACGGCCTGTTTGGTGCCGACAGCACTGCAGAAGTGACGCGCCGCGCTCGCGCCTTCAACGAACTGCTCAAGACTCAATAA